The DNA region TATTTATTAATATCACTATAACGTTTTGCAAGTTCTTTTAAAACGCTAAATTTAGTATATATTTTTTCTAAATTTTCACTTTTTTTCAATAAATCAACCTGCCCTGCTTTATTTGTTGATCTTTTTATAGCAAGTTCTTCACAGATTTCTTGATAAAAAGAATTTTCATAAATTAAAGTAATCAAAGCTAAAGAATGTTGTAATATTGTTGCTTTTTTTAAAAAAAAATAAATTTTTTCTAAATTTTTAGCACACGCATCATTAATTTTTGAAAGCTTTAAAATAGGATGCATATTAAATTCACTTTCTAAATTAAAACGGTCTTCATTTGCTAATTCTTCTAAATCAGCAAAAAGTCCAAGTTGATAATTTCTCTTTTGATGGTTTTGTAAATTCACACTTTTATCTGGATTTAAAAAACCCTTTATCAAATTTCCATGTCCTAATTTTAAAAGGGCATCAAAAATTTCTTTTGCTAAAACCCCTCCAACACCTTTAGTATATTGAACTAAATGAATAAAAGCCATAATATCTTTAGGATTTATAACAAGAGCTAACATAGCAGTAAAAGCTTTAACTTCTAAACTTTCAAAAAAACTCCCGCTGCCTTTTCTCACACTTGCAATACCTTGCTCCCTTAATGCCACTTCAATACCATCCGCACTAGAATTATTACGAAAAATAACAGCAATTTCCTCTAAATTTACCCCGCTTGTAAGTATAATTTTAGCTATATTTTGATATTGATCAAATAATTCCCCAAAAGCAAGTAAAGAAGGTACTTTAAATTCATCATTTCTAGTTACAATAAGTTCTTTAGGATACAATCTTTCATTATTCACAATCACCTTATTTGCTAAAGCCAAAATACTTTTTGATGAACGATAATTTTTATTTAAAGAAAAAATTTGGGCATCTTTAAAACGATCTTTAAAACCTCCAATAATATTAATATCTGCTCCATTAAACGCATAAATACTTTGATCATAATCACCCACACAAAATAGACTTTTACTTTCAAAAGCTTCAATTAAAGAACTTTGTAAAGTATTAGTATCTTGATATTCATCAACTAAAATTTCATCAAATTCATATTGTTTTTCTCTTAAAAACTCTTTAAGAGAAATCAGCAAATCATTAAAGTCTAAATAATTAAAACGTTTTTTCTCACTATCGTATTCTTTTAAAATATCTTCATAAATTTCAGCATAAATACTTTGTTCTTTATAATTTTGGCAAAACCAAGTATGAAAATCTTGATTATAAGCCTTATTTTGAAATAAAGAATAAATATCATATAAATAACTTGCTTGATAAGGTTTTACATCACTTAAATGTCTAAAAGTTCTTTTTTCATAGACACTTTTTAATAAAGTTTTAAGCTCACTTGCTTGTTTTAAAGCAATATCTTTATTAGCATTTTTAAGTAAAGTATAAGCCATGCTATGAAAAGTCCCTGCAAGTATCTTATTTGTGATATTTTTATCAAAAAATTTCCCCAAACGACCTATCATTTCTTTACTAGCTTTATTTGTAAAAGTAAGAAGCATAATATTTTTTGGTGCAACACCTTGTTGCAAAAGATAAGCAATTCTAGCAACAATAGTAGATGTTTTACCAGTTCCTGCGCTTGCAATAATAAGATTGTGCCCAAAATTTGCAGTAGCAGCAAGGTATTGTTCATGATTTAATTTTGAAAATGGCATTTTACACCTTGAAAAAATTTAAATTATAGAAAAAAAATACTTAAAAATATAAAAATTTAAATTTACTTTATATTACATTATAGTATAATCATGAATATTTTACATTCTATATTTAAAGGCATAACAAATGAATTTTAAAGTTTTTTCTATTATTGTTGGTGTATTAATTATTATAATTGGAATACTTAGCGGGACTTATTTTTATCTTTTTGAATACTCAAAACCAAAAAGCCACACCTTAAATTCTGATACTTATTCTGAAGAACATCACTCTTATTCAAAGGATTTTAATAATTCTTATTCATCTACAAATATAATTAATAATGCAACATCATATGATAGTAATATTACCTATAATCAAAATATATCATCGCTAAAAGACAATGATAAACAAGATAATAATATAACAATAAAAGACAATAAGCAAAATTTAGAAAATGACAATAATATTAGCACAATAAAAAATGGACAAATATTTGAAGATAAAAATAATTTAGAACAAACCCAAATGAAAACCTTAACAAAAGAAACCAATAAAACAGAAAAAATCTTTAAAAAAGAAACATTGCAAAAAAAAGAACTTCAAGCCAATAAAACTAAAAAAATTAAAAAATTAAATCCAGCTCAAGAATATTTAACTTTAGGAAAAGACAGCCGCTTAGAACCAAAACTAAGTACAGAAAATATGAAAGTTTATATTTTAGATGGAAAATTTTTAAGTCGATATAGAATAAATCTTTTAAAAGATATGTTAAACATTATAGATAAAAATTCTAAAGACCACCGCTTAAGTGTTTTTGTTAAAATGCTGCCAAAAGGTGAAATGAAACTTACCATCTACAATAAAGAAATTATTTTTTCAAATATGAAACAAGCTTATAAATATGTAAGATTAGAACAATTAAGCCCATATCTTAACAATCCAAAAGAATTAGCCCAACATTTAGAACGCGAAGAGATTGTAGAAAGAGTAAGATTTAAAATTAAAAAAAGTGGTCAAGGAAGTGAATTTTATAAACACATAAAAAGCTTAAAAACTGGACTTAATACAGCTCAATATTTTTTTCCTTTTTGTGAAATCATAGAAATTACAACCACCTAATAAAAACCAAATTAAAGATAAATTCAATGTACGATAAAAATTTAGAAAAAGAATATTATGATATTTGCGAAAAAAGAGGATATTTTGAAACTTATGGCAATAAAGCCATACAAGAAAAAGGTAAAAATTTTTGTATCATGATGCCCCCTCCTAATGTAACAGGAGTGTTACATATAGGGCATGCTTTAACCTTTACCTTACAAGATATTATAGCCCGTTATAAAAGAATGGATGGTTATAAAGTTCTTTATCAGCCAGGACTTGATCATGCTGGTATTGCTACACAAAATATTGTAGAAAAACAACTTCTTGCACAAGGTATTAAAAAAGAAGAATTAGGCAGGGAAAAATTTATAGAAAAAGTTTGGGAATGGAAAGAACAAAGTGGTAAAAAAATTCTAGATCAAATGAAAACATTGGGGATCACTCCTGCATGGAGTCGCTTGCGTTTTACTATGGATGAAGGTTTAATCAATGCTGTAAAAAAAGCTTTTGTTGAACTTTATAATAAAGGACTTATTGTACGCGGAAATTATATGATAAATTGGTGTACCCACGATGGAGCTTTAAGTGATATAGAAGTTGAATATAAAGAAAATAAAAGCAAACTTTACTATATAAAATATTTTTTAAAAAATAGTGATAAATTTTTAGTTGTAGCTACAACACGCCCTGAAACTTTTTTTGGTGATAGTGCCCTTATGGTACATCCTGATGATGAACGTTATATGCATCTAATCAATCAAGAAGTTATTTTACCTTTAAGCAAAAAAACAATTAAAATCATAGCTGATGAACATGTAGAAAAAGAATTTGGAACAGGAGTTGTTAAAGTTACCCCTGCACACGACATGAATGATTATGAAGTAGGACTTAAACATCATTTAGAATTTATCACCATATTTAATGAAAAAGGTATTTTAAATGAACACTGTTTAGAATTTCAAGGTTTAGAACGTTTGCAAGCAAGAGAAAAAATTGTATCAAAATTACAAGATCTAGGCTTTATAGAAAAAATAGAAGAATATAATAATCAAATAGGATATTGCTACCGTTGTAAAAATATTGTAGAACCCTATATTTCCCAACAATGGTTTGTAAAAAAAGAGATTGCACAAGATGCTATAAAAAAAGTATCTCAAGAAGAAAGCAAATTTTATCCAAATCACTGGATTAATAGTTTTAATGCATGGATGAAAGATTTAAAAGATTGGTGCATCTCAAGGCAATTATGGTGGGGGCATCAAATTCCTGTTTATTATTGTGAATGTTCTTATGAATGGGCTAGCCAAGACACACCAAAAAACTGTCCAAAATGCCAAAGTCAAAATTTTAAACAAGATCAAAATGTACTTGATACCTGGTTTTCATCAGGACTTTGGGCTATGAGTACATTAGGCTGGGGAAACAACACTTGGGGTAAAAATGAATTTTGGTTTGAAGATGATTTAAAAGAATTCTATCCTAATTCTTTATTAATTACTGGTTTTGATATTTTATTCTTCTGGGTAGCTAGAATGATGTTTCAAAGTACTAATGCCTTAGATAAACTTCCTTTTAAAGACATTTATCTACACGCTCTTATAAAAGACGAGCAAGGTAGAAAAATGAGCAAAAGCCTTCAAAATGTTATTGATCCAAATCAAAGCATTGAAGAATATAGTGCAGATATTTTACGCTTTACCTTAGCGTTGCTTTGTATACAAGGGCGCGATATTAAACTCAGTAATGATAAATTATTACAAATAAGAAATTTTACTAATAAAATTTATAATGCAACAAATTATTTACTTTTAAATGAAACTCAATTTGAAAATCTAGAAAACATCAAACTTCAATCAGAACTTGCAAAATATATTTACTTTAAATTTCAAACTTGTGTTAAAGATGTAAGAGATAATTTAGACAACTATCGCTTCAATGACGCAGCAACTACCTTATATAAATTTTTCTGGGATGATTTTTGCGATTGGGGTATAGAGCTTAGTAAAGCAGAAAAATCAAGCGTCAAAGAACTTGGAAGTATTTTTAAAGAAGCATTAAAACTTCTTAATCCTTTTATGCCATTTATTAGCGAATATTTATATCACAAATTAAGTGGGACAAAACTGCAAACAAATGATTCTATAATGATAAGCAAATATCCCCAATTTAATAAGCAAGATCAAAATATAGAAAAAGTTTTTTCTTTACTAATAGAAAGCATTATTAGCATTCGTCGTGCTAAAAGTTTAATAGAGCTTGGAAATTCTAAGATAGAAAAAGCTTATATTAAATTACATGATGAAACAATGCAAAACATCCTTAAGCCTTATATAGCTTTTATAACCATGTTAGCCAAATGTGAACAAATAGAATTTATTCAAGATAAATTACCAAAAGCAATATGCGATCTTAGTGAAAATTTAGAAATTTTTATAGCGCTAGAGAATGTTGATTTAAATGGTATTTTAATAAGACTTGAAAATCAAAAAAATAAACTTGAAAAAGAAAGTATCAAGCTTGAATCTATGCTTTTAAATGAAAAATTCATTGCCCATGCCCCTAAAAATATAATAGAACAAAATAAACAAGCCCTAAATAACATAAAAAATCAACTTGAAAAAATATCATCTGAACTTCAAAATTTAAGAGGTTGAAACTTTGATAAAAATAACAAATTTAAAAAAATATTATGGCAAAGAATTGGTAATTAATGATGTTTCCTTAGAAATTAAACAAGGAGAGATTTATGCCATTGTAGGACATAGTGGAGCTGGAAAATCTACACTTTTAAGATGTATTAATGGACTTGAAAATTATCAAGAAGGAAGTTTAAAAGTTTTTGATTATGAAATTAAACACTTAAGACAAGAAAAGCCAAAAGAACTTAGAATGCTAAGAAAAGATATAGGCATGATTTTTCAAAATTTTGCCTTAATGGAACGTAAAAATGTATTTGAAAATGTTGCCATGCCTTTAAGAACACATTATACTCAATGTAAATTTCATGCTAAACTTTTCAATAAAGCATATATGAGTGAAAAAGAAATCACTCAAAAAGTTAATACTTTACTTGAAATTGTAGGGCTTGATCACAAAAATAAAGCTTATCCTAAAGAACTTAGCGGGGGGCAAAAACAACGCGTTGCTATAGCTAGAGCCTTATCTTTAAATCCAAAAATTTTACTTAGCGATGAAGCAACTTCAGCTCTTGATCCTAATACAACAAAAAATATCTTAGAACTTATTTCTAAAATCAATGCTGAATTTGGAATCACTGTTGTATTGGTAACACATGAAATGGATGTAGTTAAAGATATAGCACAAAAGGCTTTATTGTTAGAACATGGACAAATTATAGGAAGTGGTGCTATTGATGAGCTTTTTTTAAAACCCAATGAAAAAATGAAAAAATTTTTAGGTGAAAATGATTTTTTACCAAAACATGGACTTAATATTAAACTTTATTTTCCAAAAGAAGTTGCACAAAATAGCATTATTACCCACATGGCAAGAACGTTAAATATTGATTGCAATATAGTTTGGGGTAAAATCGAAAAACTAAATGGCAAAGCTTTAGGTAATTTAGTTATAAATATAGATAAAAAAGACAAAGATAAAGTTTTAAAATATATAGAAAAAAGCGGGGTATTATGGGAGATAGCATCATGAATAAAGAAAATATCTCTGCGTTTAATGCACTTTATGATAGAATTTCTCAATTTATAAAAGATTTTTCTTGGCAAGATATACAAGAAATAAGCTTAAACTCTATCACAAGCTTTGGTCAAAATTATGAAAATATTTTAAAACCTGCGCTTCATGAAACCATTTATATGAGTTTAATGGCTGTATTTTTTGGATTTTTACTAGCTATCATTCCAAGTATTTTACTTGCTATTTGGAATAAAAATGGAATTAAAGAAAATCAATTAGCTTATGGAATTTTAGATTT from Campylobacter hepaticus includes:
- a CDS encoding valine--tRNA ligase, which produces MYDKNLEKEYYDICEKRGYFETYGNKAIQEKGKNFCIMMPPPNVTGVLHIGHALTFTLQDIIARYKRMDGYKVLYQPGLDHAGIATQNIVEKQLLAQGIKKEELGREKFIEKVWEWKEQSGKKILDQMKTLGITPAWSRLRFTMDEGLINAVKKAFVELYNKGLIVRGNYMINWCTHDGALSDIEVEYKENKSKLYYIKYFLKNSDKFLVVATTRPETFFGDSALMVHPDDERYMHLINQEVILPLSKKTIKIIADEHVEKEFGTGVVKVTPAHDMNDYEVGLKHHLEFITIFNEKGILNEHCLEFQGLERLQAREKIVSKLQDLGFIEKIEEYNNQIGYCYRCKNIVEPYISQQWFVKKEIAQDAIKKVSQEESKFYPNHWINSFNAWMKDLKDWCISRQLWWGHQIPVYYCECSYEWASQDTPKNCPKCQSQNFKQDQNVLDTWFSSGLWAMSTLGWGNNTWGKNEFWFEDDLKEFYPNSLLITGFDILFFWVARMMFQSTNALDKLPFKDIYLHALIKDEQGRKMSKSLQNVIDPNQSIEEYSADILRFTLALLCIQGRDIKLSNDKLLQIRNFTNKIYNATNYLLLNETQFENLENIKLQSELAKYIYFKFQTCVKDVRDNLDNYRFNDAATTLYKFFWDDFCDWGIELSKAEKSSVKELGSIFKEALKLLNPFMPFISEYLYHKLSGTKLQTNDSIMISKYPQFNKQDQNIEKVFSLLIESIISIRRAKSLIELGNSKIEKAYIKLHDETMQNILKPYIAFITMLAKCEQIEFIQDKLPKAICDLSENLEIFIALENVDLNGILIRLENQKNKLEKESIKLESMLLNEKFIAHAPKNIIEQNKQALNNIKNQLEKISSELQNLRG
- a CDS encoding ATP-dependent helicase → MPFSKLNHEQYLAATANFGHNLIIASAGTGKTSTIVARIAYLLQQGVAPKNIMLLTFTNKASKEMIGRLGKFFDKNITNKILAGTFHSMAYTLLKNANKDIALKQASELKTLLKSVYEKRTFRHLSDVKPYQASYLYDIYSLFQNKAYNQDFHTWFCQNYKEQSIYAEIYEDILKEYDSEKKRFNYLDFNDLLISLKEFLREKQYEFDEILVDEYQDTNTLQSSLIEAFESKSLFCVGDYDQSIYAFNGADINIIGGFKDRFKDAQIFSLNKNYRSSKSILALANKVIVNNERLYPKELIVTRNDEFKVPSLLAFGELFDQYQNIAKIILTSGVNLEEIAVIFRNNSSADGIEVALREQGIASVRKGSGSFFESLEVKAFTAMLALVINPKDIMAFIHLVQYTKGVGGVLAKEIFDALLKLGHGNLIKGFLNPDKSVNLQNHQKRNYQLGLFADLEELANEDRFNLESEFNMHPILKLSKINDACAKNLEKIYFFLKKATILQHSLALITLIYENSFYQEICEELAIKRSTNKAGQVDLLKKSENLEKIYTKFSVLKELAKRYSDINKYYNFLTLGANEMSSGKGVNLLSVHASKGLEFDLVFIIDLMQGRFPNQKLMSMNGSLEEERRLFYVAVTRAKNILYLSYAKYDKNKKIFFKPSCFLLEAGFCKEE
- a CDS encoding methionine ABC transporter ATP-binding protein encodes the protein MIKITNLKKYYGKELVINDVSLEIKQGEIYAIVGHSGAGKSTLLRCINGLENYQEGSLKVFDYEIKHLRQEKPKELRMLRKDIGMIFQNFALMERKNVFENVAMPLRTHYTQCKFHAKLFNKAYMSEKEITQKVNTLLEIVGLDHKNKAYPKELSGGQKQRVAIARALSLNPKILLSDEATSALDPNTTKNILELISKINAEFGITVVLVTHEMDVVKDIAQKALLLEHGQIIGSGAIDELFLKPNEKMKKFLGENDFLPKHGLNIKLYFPKEVAQNSIITHMARTLNIDCNIVWGKIEKLNGKALGNLVINIDKKDKDKVLKYIEKSGVLWEIAS